From Camelina sativa cultivar DH55 chromosome 20, Cs, whole genome shotgun sequence, the proteins below share one genomic window:
- the LOC104770192 gene encoding ISWI chromatin-remodeling complex ATPase CHR17 isoform X2, translated as MARASKREVSSDEAYSSEEEEQVNNNQPNVEDDDEELEAVARSAGSDEEDVAPDEAPASDDEVVPAEDDGEEDEEDGEKAEISKREKARLKEMQKMKKQKIQQILDAQNASIDADMNNKGKGRLKYLLQQTELFAHFAKSEPSPSQKKGKGRGRHSSKLTEEEEDEECLKEEEGGIGGSGGTRLLTQPACIQGKMRDYQLAGLNWLIRLYENGINGILADEMGLGKTLQTISLLAYLHEYRGISGPHMVVAPKSTLGNWMNEIRRFCPVLRAVKFLGNPEERRHIREELLVAGKFDICVTSFEMAIKEKTTLRRFSWRYIIIDEAHRIKNENSLLSKTMRLFSTNYRLLITGTPLQNNLHELWALLNFLLPEVFSSAETFDEWFQISGENDQQEVVQQLHKVLRPFLLRRLKSDVEKGLPPKKETILKVGMSQMQKQYYKALLQKDLEVVNGGGERKRLLNIAMQLRKCCNHPYLFQGAEPGPPYTTGDHLVTNAGKMVLLDKLLPKLKDRDSRVLIFSQMTRLLDILEDYLMYRGYQYCRIDGNTGGDDRDASIEAYNKPGSEKFVFLLSTRAGGLGINLATADVVILYDSDWNPQVDLQAQDRAHRIGQKKEVQVFRFCTENAIEAKVIERAYKKLALDALVIQQGRLAEQKTVNKDELLQMVRYGAEMVFSSKDSTITDEDINRIIAKGEEATAELDAKMKKFTEDAIQFKMDDSADFYDFDDDNKDENNKLDFKKIVSENWNDPPKRERKRNYSETEYFKQTLRQGAPAKPKEPRIPRMPQLHDFQFFNTQRLTELYEKEVRYLMQTHQKTQTKDTIEVDEPEVGDPLTAEEVEEKELLLEEGFSTWSRRDFNTFLRACEKYGRDDIKSIASEMEGKTEEEVERYAQVFQERYKELNDYDRIIKNIERGEARISRKDEIMKAIGKKLDRYRNPWLELKIQYGQNKGKLYNEECDRFMICMVHKLGYGNWDELKAAFRTSPVFRFDWFVKSRTSQELARRCDTLIRLIEKENQEYDERERQARKEKKLAKSATPSKRPSGRQANESPSSILKKRKQLSMDDYVSSGKRRR; from the exons ATGGCGAGGGCTTCGAAGCGTGAGGTTTCTTCAGACGAAGCTTACTCTTCTGAGGAGGAAGAGCAAGTTAACAACAATCAGCCCAATGTGGAAGATGACGATGAGGAGCTCGAAGCCGTCGCTCGCTCTGCGGGCTCTGATGAGGAAGATGTTGCCCCTGACGAAGCACCAGCTTCTGACGACGAGGTTGTCCCTGCTGAAGATGACGGCGAAGAG GACGAAGAAGATGGGGAAAAAGCTGAAATCAGCAAACGTGAGAAGGCCAGGCTTAAAGAAAtgcagaagatgaagaagcaaaaaattCAGCAAATTTTAGACGCCCAAAATGCTTCCATAGATGCAGATATG AACAATAAAGGCAAGGGGAGATTGAAGTACCTTCTGCAGCAAACTGAGTTATTTGCCCATTTTGCTAAAAGTGAACCATCTCCGTCCCAGAAGAAGGGGAAAGGAAG GGGTCGTCATTCTTCCAAACTAactgaagaagaggaagatgaagagtgtttaaaagaagaagagggtggTATAGGTGGATCTGGAGGCACACGGTTGCTCACACAGCCCGCTT GTATTCAGGGGAAGATGAGAGATTACCAGCTAGCTGGTTTAAACTGGCTCATTCGGTTGTACGAGAATGGCATAAATGGGATTCTTGCAGATGAAATG GGTCTGGGGAAGACGCTTCAAACAATTTCTTTGTTAGCTTACCTGCATGAGTACAGGGGAATTAGTGGCCCTCATATGGTGGTTGCTCCAAAATCAACCCTTGGTAACTGGATGAATGAAATTCGCCGATTTTGTCCTGTCCTGCGTGCTGTGAAATTCCTCGGTAATCCTGAGGAAAGG AGACATATTCGCGAAGAATTGCTAGTTGCGggaaaatttgatatttgtgtGACAAGCTTTGAGATGGCTAtcaaagagaagacaacattgcGCCGTTTCAGCTGGCGTTATATAATCATTGATGAAGCACATCGAATCAAGAATGAGAATTCACTTCTTTCAAAAACCATGAGACTTTTTAGCACTAATTATCGGCTTCTTATCACGGGAACTCCCCTTCAG AATAATCTCCATGAGTTGTGGGCCCTTCTCAATTTTCTTCTCCCTGAGGTATTTAGTTCAGCAGAAACTTTTGATGAATGGTTTCAAATTTCTGGTGAAAACGACCAGCAAGAAGTTGTTCAACAACTTCACAAG GTTCTCCGACCATTTCTTCTTCGAAGGTTAAAATCAGATGTAGAGAAAGGCCTTCCTCCAAAAAAGGAGACAATTCTTAAAGTTGGCATGTCtcaaatgcaaaaacaataCTACAAGGCTTTACTGCAGAAGGATCTTGAAGTGGTTAATGGTGGTGGAGAACGCAAACGTCTGTTGAACATAGCAATGCAATTGCGCAAATGCTGCAACCACCCTTATCTCTTCCAAGGTGCAGAGCCTGGGCCCCCCTATACCACAGGAGATCACCTTGTAACAAATGCAG GTAAGATGGTTCTCTTAGATAAATTGCTGCCTAAGTTGAAGGATCGTGATTCAAGGGTTCTGATATTTTCTCAG ATGACAAGACTATTGGATATTCTTGAGGATTATCTAATGTATCGTGGTTACCAGTACTGCCGTATTGATGGAAATACTGGTGGTGATGATCGAGATGCTTCCATAGAAGCCTACAACAAGCCAGGAAGTgagaaatttgttttcttgttatcCACTAGAGCTGGAGGGCTTGGTATCAATCTTGCTACTGCAGATGTTGTGATTCTTTATGATAGTGACTG GAACCCTCAAGTTGACTTGCAAGCTCAAGATCGTGCACATAGGAttggtcaaaaaaaagaagttcaagTATTCCGGTTCTGCACCGAG AATGCAATTGAGGCTAAAGTCATCGAGAGAGCTTACAAGAAGTTGGCACTTGATGCTCTGGTTATTCAGCAAGGGCGATTGGCAGAACAGAAAA cTGTTAATAAGGATGAGTTACTTCAAATGGTGAGATATGGTGCCGAAATGGTGTTTAGTTCGAAAGATAGCACTATTACGGATGAGGATATTAACAGAATCATTGCCAAAGGAGAAGAGGCAACAGCTGAACTTGATGCTAAGATGAAGAAGTTCACTGAAGATGCAATACAGTTTAAAATGGATGACA GCGCTGACTTTTATGATTTTGACGATGACAATAAG GATGAGAACAACAAGCTGGATTTTAAGAAGATTGTGAGTGAGAATTGGAATGATCcaccaaaaagagagagaaagcgcAA CTACTCTGAAACTGAATACTTCAAGCAAACACTGAGACAAGGTGCTCCAGCTAAACCTAAAGAGCCTAGAATCCCACGTATGCCCCAATT GCATGATTTTCAGTTCTTTAACACTCAGCGATTGACCGAGCTGTATGAAAAAGAAGTGCGATACCTTATG CAAACACATCAGAAAACTCAGACGAAAGACACAATTGAAGTCGATGAACCTGAAG TTGGAGATCCCTTAACTGCTGAAGAAGTGGAAGAAAAGGAACTATTGCTGGAAGAG ggtttctcaacATGGAGCAGAAGAGACTTCAATACCTTCCTTAGGGCCTGTGAGAAGTATGGCCGGGACGACATAAAAAGCATTGCCTCTGAGATGGAagggaaaacagaggaagaggttgAACGATATGCTCAAGTTTTCCAAGAACGATATAAGGAGCTGAATG ATTATGATAGAATCATCAAGAATATTGAGAGGGGAGAAGCAAGAATCTCTAGGAAAGATGAAATCATGAAAGCTATTGGGAAGAAACTGGATCGCTACAGAAACCCGTGGCTGGAACTGAAGATTCAGTATGGTCAGAACAAAGGGAAACTGTACAATGAAGAGTGCGACCGCTTCATG ATATGCATGGTCCATAAACTTGGGTATGGAAACTGGGATGAGCTGAAGGCGGCGTTTCGGACATCCCCTGTGTTCAGGTTTGACTGGTTTGTAAAATCCCGCACAAGTCAGGAACTTGCTAGGAGATGTGACACACTGATCCGGTTGATTGAGAAAGAGAACCAAGAATATGATGAGAGGGAGAGGCAAGCCCGCAAAGAAAAGAAGCTTGCAAAG AGTGCAACGCCATCAAAGCGACCTTCGGGTAGGCAAGCAAATGAGAGCCCCTCATCTATTCTGAAGAAACGAAAGCAGCTGTCAATGGATGATTATGTTAGCTCG GGAAAGCGTAGGAGATAA
- the LOC104770192 gene encoding ISWI chromatin-remodeling complex ATPase CHR17 isoform X3, with translation MARASKREVSSDEAYSSEEEEQVNNNQPNVEDDDEELEAVARSAGSDEEDVAPDEAPASDDEVVPAEDDGEEDEEDGEKAEISKREKARLKEMQKMKKQKIQQILDAQNASIDADMNNKGKGRLKYLLQQTELFAHFAKSEPSPSQKKGKGRGRHSSKLTEEEEDEECLKEEEGGIGGSGGTRLLTQPACIQGKMRDYQLAGLNWLIRLYENGINGILADEMGLGKTLQTISLLAYLHEYRGISGPHMVVAPKSTLGNWMNEIRRFCPVLRAVKFLGNPEERRHIREELLVAGKFDICVTSFEMAIKEKTTLRRFSWRYIIIDEAHRIKNENSLLSKTMRLFSTNYRLLITGTPLQNNLHELWALLNFLLPEVFSSAETFDEWFQISGENDQQEVVQQLHKVLRPFLLRRLKSDVEKGLPPKKETILKVGMSQMQKQYYKALLQKDLEVVNGGGERKRLLNIAMQLRKCCNHPYLFQGAEPGPPYTTGDHLVTNAGKMVLLDKLLPKLKDRDSRVLIFSQMTRLLDILEDYLMYRGYQYCRIDGNTGGDDRDASIEAYNKPGSEKFVFLLSTRAGGLGINLATADVVILYDSDWNPQVDLQAQDRAHRIGQKKEVQVFRFCTENAIEAKVIERAYKKLALDALVIQQGRLAEQKTVNKDELLQMVRYGAEMVFSSKDSTITDEDINRIIAKGEEATAELDAKMKKFTEDAIQFKMDDSADFYDFDDDNKDENNKLDFKKIVSENWNDPPKRERKRNYSETEYFKQTLRQGAPAKPKEPRIPRMPQLHDFQFFNTQRLTELYEKEVRYLMQTHQKTQTKDTIEVDEPEEVGDPLTAEEVEEKELLLEEGFSTWSRRDFNTFLRACEKYGRDDIKSIASEMEGKTEEEVERYAQVFQERYKELNDYDRIIKNIERGEARISRKDEIMKAIGKKLDRYRNPWLELKIQYGQNKGKLYNEECDRFMICMVHKLGYGNWDELKAAFRTSPVFRFDWFVKSRTSQELARRCDTLIRLIEKENQEYDERERQARKEKKLAKSATPSKRPSGRQANESPSSILKKRKQLSMDDYVSSGKRRR, from the exons ATGGCGAGGGCTTCGAAGCGTGAGGTTTCTTCAGACGAAGCTTACTCTTCTGAGGAGGAAGAGCAAGTTAACAACAATCAGCCCAATGTGGAAGATGACGATGAGGAGCTCGAAGCCGTCGCTCGCTCTGCGGGCTCTGATGAGGAAGATGTTGCCCCTGACGAAGCACCAGCTTCTGACGACGAGGTTGTCCCTGCTGAAGATGACGGCGAAGAG GACGAAGAAGATGGGGAAAAAGCTGAAATCAGCAAACGTGAGAAGGCCAGGCTTAAAGAAAtgcagaagatgaagaagcaaaaaattCAGCAAATTTTAGACGCCCAAAATGCTTCCATAGATGCAGATATG AACAATAAAGGCAAGGGGAGATTGAAGTACCTTCTGCAGCAAACTGAGTTATTTGCCCATTTTGCTAAAAGTGAACCATCTCCGTCCCAGAAGAAGGGGAAAGGAAG GGGTCGTCATTCTTCCAAACTAactgaagaagaggaagatgaagagtgtttaaaagaagaagagggtggTATAGGTGGATCTGGAGGCACACGGTTGCTCACACAGCCCGCTT GTATTCAGGGGAAGATGAGAGATTACCAGCTAGCTGGTTTAAACTGGCTCATTCGGTTGTACGAGAATGGCATAAATGGGATTCTTGCAGATGAAATG GGTCTGGGGAAGACGCTTCAAACAATTTCTTTGTTAGCTTACCTGCATGAGTACAGGGGAATTAGTGGCCCTCATATGGTGGTTGCTCCAAAATCAACCCTTGGTAACTGGATGAATGAAATTCGCCGATTTTGTCCTGTCCTGCGTGCTGTGAAATTCCTCGGTAATCCTGAGGAAAGG AGACATATTCGCGAAGAATTGCTAGTTGCGggaaaatttgatatttgtgtGACAAGCTTTGAGATGGCTAtcaaagagaagacaacattgcGCCGTTTCAGCTGGCGTTATATAATCATTGATGAAGCACATCGAATCAAGAATGAGAATTCACTTCTTTCAAAAACCATGAGACTTTTTAGCACTAATTATCGGCTTCTTATCACGGGAACTCCCCTTCAG AATAATCTCCATGAGTTGTGGGCCCTTCTCAATTTTCTTCTCCCTGAGGTATTTAGTTCAGCAGAAACTTTTGATGAATGGTTTCAAATTTCTGGTGAAAACGACCAGCAAGAAGTTGTTCAACAACTTCACAAG GTTCTCCGACCATTTCTTCTTCGAAGGTTAAAATCAGATGTAGAGAAAGGCCTTCCTCCAAAAAAGGAGACAATTCTTAAAGTTGGCATGTCtcaaatgcaaaaacaataCTACAAGGCTTTACTGCAGAAGGATCTTGAAGTGGTTAATGGTGGTGGAGAACGCAAACGTCTGTTGAACATAGCAATGCAATTGCGCAAATGCTGCAACCACCCTTATCTCTTCCAAGGTGCAGAGCCTGGGCCCCCCTATACCACAGGAGATCACCTTGTAACAAATGCAG GTAAGATGGTTCTCTTAGATAAATTGCTGCCTAAGTTGAAGGATCGTGATTCAAGGGTTCTGATATTTTCTCAG ATGACAAGGCTATTGGATATTCTTGAGGATTATCTAATGTATCGTGGTTACCAGTACTGCCGTATTGATGGAAATACTGGTGGTGATGATCGAGATGCTTCCATAGAAGCCTACAACAAGCCAGGAAGTgagaaatttgttttcttgttatcCACTAGAGCTGGAGGGCTTGGTATCAATCTTGCTACTGCAGATGTTGTGATTCTTTATGATAGTGACTG GAACCCTCAAGTTGACTTGCAAGCTCAAGATCGTGCACATAGGAttggtcaaaaaaaagaagttcaagTATTCCGGTTCTGCACCGAG AATGCAATTGAGGCTAAAGTCATCGAGAGAGCTTACAAGAAGTTGGCACTTGATGCTCTGGTTATTCAGCAAGGGCGATTGGCAGAACAGAAAA cTGTTAATAAGGATGAGTTACTTCAAATGGTGAGATATGGTGCCGAAATGGTGTTTAGTTCGAAAGATAGCACTATTACGGATGAGGATATTAACAGAATCATTGCCAAAGGAGAAGAGGCAACAGCTGAACTTGATGCTAAGATGAAGAAGTTCACTGAAGATGCAATACAGTTTAAAATGGATGACA GCGCTGACTTTTATGATTTTGACGATGACAATAAG GATGAGAACAACAAGCTGGATTTTAAGAAGATTGTGAGTGAGAATTGGAATGATCcaccaaaaagagagagaaagcgcAA CTACTCTGAAACTGAATACTTCAAGCAAACACTGAGACAAGGTGCTCCAGCTAAACCTAAAGAGCCTAGAATCCCACGTATGCCCCAATT GCATGATTTTCAGTTCTTTAACACTCAGCGATTGACCGAGCTGTATGAAAAAGAAGTGCGATACCTTATG CAAACACATCAGAAAACTCAGACGAAAGACACAATTGAAGTCGATGAACCTGAAG AAGTTGGAGATCCCTTAACTGCTGAAGAAGTGGAAGAAAAGGAACTATTGCTGGAAGAG ggtttctcaacATGGAGCAGAAGAGACTTCAATACCTTCCTTAGGGCCTGTGAGAAGTATGGCCGGGACGACATAAAAAGCATTGCCTCTGAGATGGAagggaaaacagaggaagaggttgAACGATATGCTCAAGTTTTCCAAGAACGATATAAGGAGCTGAATG ATTATGATAGAATCATCAAGAATATTGAGAGGGGAGAAGCAAGAATCTCTAGGAAAGATGAAATCATGAAAGCTATTGGGAAGAAACTGGATCGCTACAGAAACCCGTGGCTGGAACTGAAGATTCAGTATGGTCAGAACAAAGGGAAACTGTACAATGAAGAGTGCGACCGCTTCATG ATATGCATGGTCCATAAACTTGGGTATGGAAACTGGGATGAGCTGAAGGCGGCGTTTCGGACATCCCCTGTGTTCAGGTTTGACTGGTTTGTAAAATCCCGCACAAGTCAGGAACTTGCTAGGAGATGTGACACACTGATCCGGTTGATTGAGAAAGAGAACCAAGAATATGATGAGAGGGAGAGGCAAGCCCGCAAAGAAAAGAAGCTTGCAAAG AGTGCAACGCCATCAAAGCGACCTTCGGGTAGGCAAGCAAATGAGAGCCCCTCATCTATTCTGAAGAAACGAAAGCAGCTGTCAATGGATGATTATGTTAGCTCG GGAAAGCGTAGGAGATAA
- the LOC104770192 gene encoding ISWI chromatin-remodeling complex ATPase CHR17 isoform X1 — MARASKREVSSDEAYSSEEEEQVNNNQPNVEDDDEELEAVARSAGSDEEDVAPDEAPASDDEVVPAEDDGEEDEEDGEKAEISKREKARLKEMQKMKKQKIQQILDAQNASIDADMNNKGKGRLKYLLQQTELFAHFAKSEPSPSQKKGKGRGRHSSKLTEEEEDEECLKEEEGGIGGSGGTRLLTQPACIQGKMRDYQLAGLNWLIRLYENGINGILADEMGLGKTLQTISLLAYLHEYRGISGPHMVVAPKSTLGNWMNEIRRFCPVLRAVKFLGNPEERRHIREELLVAGKFDICVTSFEMAIKEKTTLRRFSWRYIIIDEAHRIKNENSLLSKTMRLFSTNYRLLITGTPLQNNLHELWALLNFLLPEVFSSAETFDEWFQISGENDQQEVVQQLHKVLRPFLLRRLKSDVEKGLPPKKETILKVGMSQMQKQYYKALLQKDLEVVNGGGERKRLLNIAMQLRKCCNHPYLFQGAEPGPPYTTGDHLVTNAGKMVLLDKLLPKLKDRDSRVLIFSQMTRLLDILEDYLMYRGYQYCRIDGNTGGDDRDASIEAYNKPGSEKFVFLLSTRAGGLGINLATADVVILYDSDWNPQVDLQAQDRAHRIGQKKEVQVFRFCTENAIEAKVIERAYKKLALDALVIQQGRLAEQKTVNKDELLQMVRYGAEMVFSSKDSTITDEDINRIIAKGEEATAELDAKMKKFTEDAIQFKMDDSADFYDFDDDNKDENNKLDFKKIVSENWNDPPKRERKRNYSETEYFKQTLRQGAPAKPKEPRIPRMPQLHDFQFFNTQRLTELYEKEVRYLMQTHQKTQTKDTIEVDEPEEVGDPLTAEEVEEKELLLEEGFSTWSRRDFNTFLRACEKYGRDDIKSIASEMEGKTEEEVERYAQVFQERYKELNDYDRIIKNIERGEARISRKDEIMKAIGKKLDRYRNPWLELKIQYGQNKGKLYNEECDRFMICMVHKLGYGNWDELKAAFRTSPVFRFDWFVKSRTSQELARRCDTLIRLIEKENQEYDERERQARKEKKLAKSATPSKRPSGRQANESPSSILKKRKQLSMDDYVSSGKRRR, encoded by the exons ATGGCGAGGGCTTCGAAGCGTGAGGTTTCTTCAGACGAAGCTTACTCTTCTGAGGAGGAAGAGCAAGTTAACAACAATCAGCCCAATGTGGAAGATGACGATGAGGAGCTCGAAGCCGTCGCTCGCTCTGCGGGCTCTGATGAGGAAGATGTTGCCCCTGACGAAGCACCAGCTTCTGACGACGAGGTTGTCCCTGCTGAAGATGACGGCGAAGAG GACGAAGAAGATGGGGAAAAAGCTGAAATCAGCAAACGTGAGAAGGCCAGGCTTAAAGAAAtgcagaagatgaagaagcaaaaaattCAGCAAATTTTAGACGCCCAAAATGCTTCCATAGATGCAGATATG AACAATAAAGGCAAGGGGAGATTGAAGTACCTTCTGCAGCAAACTGAGTTATTTGCCCATTTTGCTAAAAGTGAACCATCTCCGTCCCAGAAGAAGGGGAAAGGAAG GGGTCGTCATTCTTCCAAACTAactgaagaagaggaagatgaagagtgtttaaaagaagaagagggtggTATAGGTGGATCTGGAGGCACACGGTTGCTCACACAGCCCGCTT GTATTCAGGGGAAGATGAGAGATTACCAGCTAGCTGGTTTAAACTGGCTCATTCGGTTGTACGAGAATGGCATAAATGGGATTCTTGCAGATGAAATG GGTCTGGGGAAGACGCTTCAAACAATTTCTTTGTTAGCTTACCTGCATGAGTACAGGGGAATTAGTGGCCCTCATATGGTGGTTGCTCCAAAATCAACCCTTGGTAACTGGATGAATGAAATTCGCCGATTTTGTCCTGTCCTGCGTGCTGTGAAATTCCTCGGTAATCCTGAGGAAAGG AGACATATTCGCGAAGAATTGCTAGTTGCGggaaaatttgatatttgtgtGACAAGCTTTGAGATGGCTAtcaaagagaagacaacattgcGCCGTTTCAGCTGGCGTTATATAATCATTGATGAAGCACATCGAATCAAGAATGAGAATTCACTTCTTTCAAAAACCATGAGACTTTTTAGCACTAATTATCGGCTTCTTATCACGGGAACTCCCCTTCAG AATAATCTCCATGAGTTGTGGGCCCTTCTCAATTTTCTTCTCCCTGAGGTATTTAGTTCAGCAGAAACTTTTGATGAATGGTTTCAAATTTCTGGTGAAAACGACCAGCAAGAAGTTGTTCAACAACTTCACAAG GTTCTCCGACCATTTCTTCTTCGAAGGTTAAAATCAGATGTAGAGAAAGGCCTTCCTCCAAAAAAGGAGACAATTCTTAAAGTTGGCATGTCtcaaatgcaaaaacaataCTACAAGGCTTTACTGCAGAAGGATCTTGAAGTGGTTAATGGTGGTGGAGAACGCAAACGTCTGTTGAACATAGCAATGCAATTGCGCAAATGCTGCAACCACCCTTATCTCTTCCAAGGTGCAGAGCCTGGGCCCCCCTATACCACAGGAGATCACCTTGTAACAAATGCAG GTAAGATGGTTCTCTTAGATAAATTGCTGCCTAAGTTGAAGGATCGTGATTCAAGGGTTCTGATATTTTCTCAG ATGACAAGACTATTGGATATTCTTGAGGATTATCTAATGTATCGTGGTTACCAGTACTGCCGTATTGATGGAAATACTGGTGGTGATGATCGAGATGCTTCCATAGAAGCCTACAACAAGCCAGGAAGTgagaaatttgttttcttgttatcCACTAGAGCTGGAGGGCTTGGTATCAATCTTGCTACTGCAGATGTTGTGATTCTTTATGATAGTGACTG GAACCCTCAAGTTGACTTGCAAGCTCAAGATCGTGCACATAGGAttggtcaaaaaaaagaagttcaagTATTCCGGTTCTGCACCGAG AATGCAATTGAGGCTAAAGTCATCGAGAGAGCTTACAAGAAGTTGGCACTTGATGCTCTGGTTATTCAGCAAGGGCGATTGGCAGAACAGAAAA cTGTTAATAAGGATGAGTTACTTCAAATGGTGAGATATGGTGCCGAAATGGTGTTTAGTTCGAAAGATAGCACTATTACGGATGAGGATATTAACAGAATCATTGCCAAAGGAGAAGAGGCAACAGCTGAACTTGATGCTAAGATGAAGAAGTTCACTGAAGATGCAATACAGTTTAAAATGGATGACA GCGCTGACTTTTATGATTTTGACGATGACAATAAG GATGAGAACAACAAGCTGGATTTTAAGAAGATTGTGAGTGAGAATTGGAATGATCcaccaaaaagagagagaaagcgcAA CTACTCTGAAACTGAATACTTCAAGCAAACACTGAGACAAGGTGCTCCAGCTAAACCTAAAGAGCCTAGAATCCCACGTATGCCCCAATT GCATGATTTTCAGTTCTTTAACACTCAGCGATTGACCGAGCTGTATGAAAAAGAAGTGCGATACCTTATG CAAACACATCAGAAAACTCAGACGAAAGACACAATTGAAGTCGATGAACCTGAAG AAGTTGGAGATCCCTTAACTGCTGAAGAAGTGGAAGAAAAGGAACTATTGCTGGAAGAG ggtttctcaacATGGAGCAGAAGAGACTTCAATACCTTCCTTAGGGCCTGTGAGAAGTATGGCCGGGACGACATAAAAAGCATTGCCTCTGAGATGGAagggaaaacagaggaagaggttgAACGATATGCTCAAGTTTTCCAAGAACGATATAAGGAGCTGAATG ATTATGATAGAATCATCAAGAATATTGAGAGGGGAGAAGCAAGAATCTCTAGGAAAGATGAAATCATGAAAGCTATTGGGAAGAAACTGGATCGCTACAGAAACCCGTGGCTGGAACTGAAGATTCAGTATGGTCAGAACAAAGGGAAACTGTACAATGAAGAGTGCGACCGCTTCATG ATATGCATGGTCCATAAACTTGGGTATGGAAACTGGGATGAGCTGAAGGCGGCGTTTCGGACATCCCCTGTGTTCAGGTTTGACTGGTTTGTAAAATCCCGCACAAGTCAGGAACTTGCTAGGAGATGTGACACACTGATCCGGTTGATTGAGAAAGAGAACCAAGAATATGATGAGAGGGAGAGGCAAGCCCGCAAAGAAAAGAAGCTTGCAAAG AGTGCAACGCCATCAAAGCGACCTTCGGGTAGGCAAGCAAATGAGAGCCCCTCATCTATTCTGAAGAAACGAAAGCAGCTGTCAATGGATGATTATGTTAGCTCG GGAAAGCGTAGGAGATAA